One region of Cucurbita pepo subsp. pepo cultivar mu-cu-16 chromosome LG03, ASM280686v2, whole genome shotgun sequence genomic DNA includes:
- the LOC111791715 gene encoding cytochrome P450 94A1-like, whose translation MEVCVGTILFITFFSVFFYLRKSRSHEGFRLYPVVGVLPLFLLNRHRFLDWTTEVLRNSRNNTAVFRRPGGITGVMTGNPDVVEHILKTQFENYSKGERLVSLMEDFLGSGIFNSDGEIWRIQRKMASYEFSTKSLRNFVTENVVIEIQTKLIPLLEKASETEQILDFQDVFERFAFDNVCKLSFNFDPGCLGGDATSATEFMLAFETAATLISGRFRYAIPKWYKIKKFFNLGSERTLKKSISIVHKFVDNIIRSRMEEKTTENKDDKDLLSRFMADKQNSPKFLRDIAISFILAGRDTTSSALTWFFWIISTRPDIKQKILKELKTIRSKTSNQIGETFHIDELRDMHYLQATLSETLRLYPPVPVDPKACRGDDVLPDGTVVGKNWFVMYHAYAMGRMESIWGKNCEEFWPERWLENGVCRGESPFRFPIFHAGPRTCVGKDMAYVQMKAIVAAVMERFEVIIMKKETPKHYQSLTLRMENGLQVMVEKRSI comes from the exons ATGGAGGTCTGTGTTGGGACTATTTTGTTCATCacttttttctctgttttcttttaccttcGAAAATCACGAAGCCATGAAGGTTTTAGACTCTACCCTGTTGTCGGAGTTCTGCCGCTGTTCTTATTGAACCGGCACCGTTTTCTGGACTGGACGACGGAGGTCCTCCGCAACAGTCGGAACAACACGGCGGTATTCCGCCGGCCAGGGGGTATCACCGGCGTCATGACGGGAAACCCAGATGTGGTGGAGCATATACTGAAGACCCAGTTTGAGAACTACTCGAAAGGGGAACGATTGGTTTCGCTTATGGAGGATTTTTTGGGGTCTGGAATTTTCAACTCCGACGGCGAAATTTGGAGGATTCAACGGAAAATGGCGAGTTATGAATTCAGCACCAAATCGCTGAGAAATTTCGTCACGGAAAATGTTGTAATTGAGATTCAAACGAAGCTGATTCCTCTGTTGGAAAAGGCTTCTGAAACAGAGCAGATTTTGGATTTTCAAGACGTTTTTGAACGATTTGCGTTTGATAATGTCTGTAAATTATCGTTCAATTTCGACCCTGGTTGTCTCGGCGGCGATGCAACTTCCGCCACCGAGTTCATGCTCGCTTTTGAGACCGCCGCCACTCTAATTTCCGGCag ATTTAGGTATGCAATTCCTAAATGGTACAAGATCAagaaatttttcaatttgggATCAGAGAGAACCCTGAAGAAATCCATATCGatagttcataaatttgtaGACAACATCATACGCTCaagaatggaagagaaaacGACCGAAAACAAGGATGACAAAGATTTATTATCTCGGTTCATGGCCGACAAACAAAATTCCCCAAAATTCCTCCGAGACATAGCCATAAGCTTCATCCTCGCCGGTCGAGACACCACTTCTTCAGCTCTAACATGGTTCTTTTGGATCATATCCACCCGACCAGACATCAAACAAAAGATCCTTAAAGAACTCAAAACCATCAGGTCTAAAACTAGTAACCAAATCGGAGAAACCTTCCACATCGACGAACTCCGGGACATGCATTATCTCCAAGCAACATTGTCGGAGACACTCCGGTTATACCCACCGGTGCCGGTGGACCCAAAAGCTTGTCGAGGCGACGATGTCCTACCGGACGGGACGGTTGTCGGGAAGAATTGGTTTGTGATGTACCATGCATATGCAATGGGGAGAATGGAGAGCATTTGGGGGAAGAATTGTGAGGAGTTTTGGCCGGAAAGGTGGCTGGAAAATGGGGTTTGTAGGGGTGAGAGCCCTTTTAGGTTCCCTATATTCCATGCAGGGCCGAGGACGTGCGTGGGGAAAGACATGGCTTATGTTCAGATGAAGGCCATAGTTGCAGCTGTGATGGAGAGGTTTGAGGTCATAATCATGAAGAAGGAGACTCCAAAGCATTATCAGTCATTGACTTTGAGGATGGAGAACGGGTTGCAAGTTATGGTCGAAAAGAGGTCAATATAA
- the LOC111790584 gene encoding WAT1-related protein At5g07050-like, whose translation MGYLQSLGCLLQNAKPYIVVISLQFGYAGMNIISAISLNHGMSHYVLVVYRHAFATVVMAPFALVFERKMRPKITLKIFAQLFVLAFLGPLIDQNFYYLGIKMTSPTFACAISNTLPSMTFIMALLCRMEKLELKSVRCQAKVFGTIVTMVGAMLMTFYKGSVINFFWTGHGRHPNTPPTADAAAASNLHNDGKVIKGSIFLIIATLAWAAFFILQVITMRKYTAHLSLTTMVCFLGTLQAIVVTLAMEHRPHAWAIGWDMNLLAAAYAGIVCSGLAYYLQGLVMKTKGPVFVTAFCPLGTVIVAFMGSLIMAEKIYVGGIIGAVLIAVGLYCVLWGKCKGVEDTAEAVKGEELPVKNEAIEATQKKEALALSIPPTMEKKLQHTNHPN comes from the exons ATGGGATACTTACAATCCCTTGGCTGTCTCCTTCAAAATGCAAAGCCTTACATCGTTGTCATCTCCCTCCAATTTGGCTATGCCGGAATGAATATCATCTCTGCCATCTCCCTCAACCACGGTATGAGCCATTACGTTCTCGTCGTCTACCGCCACGCCTTTGCCACTGTTGTCATGGCACCTTTTGCTCTTGTTTTTGAGAG aaaaatgaGACCCAAGATTACACTTAAGATTTTCGCTCAGCTGTTTGTTCTGGCTTTTCTTGG ACCACTGATTGATCAGAACTTCTACTACTTGGGGATAAAAATGACATCCCCAACTTTTGCATGTGCCATAAGCAACACGCTTCCTTCAATGACATTCATCATGGCACTTCTTTGTAG AATGGAGAAGTTGGAGTTGAAGAGTGTGAGATGCCAAGCCAAGGTGTTTGGAACAATAGTGACGATGGTGGGAGCCatgttgatgacattttaTAAAGGAAGTGTCATCAACTTCTTCTGGACTGGGCATGGCCGCCACCCAAACACACCACCCACGGCGGATGCAGCGGCGGCGTCCAACCTTCACAACGACGGAAAGGTCATCAAAGGCTCCATCTTCCTCATCATCGCCACTCTGGCTTGGGCGGCCTTCTTCATTCTGCAAGTCATAACCATGAGAAAATACACAGCCCATCTTTCTCTCACCACCATGGTTTGCTTTTTAGGAACCCTTCAAGCCATTGTTGTCACCCTCGCCATGGAGCACCGCCCTCACGCCTGGGCCATTGGCTGGGACATGAACCTCCTGGCCGCCGCTTATGCg GGGATTGTTTGCTCAGGGTTGGCATATTATCTTCAAGGTTTGGTCATGAAAACAAAAGGGCCAGTTTTTGTTACAGCTTTTTGCCCTCTGGGGACGGTGATTGTTGCCTTCATGGGCTCTCTCATCATGGCTGAGAAGATTTATGTTGGAGG GATAATTGGAGCAGTGCTGATTGCGGTAGGGCTGTACTGTGTCTTATGGGGTAAATGCAAGGGTGTTGAAGACACTGCTGAAGCAGTGAAAGGTGAAGAATTGCCTGTCAAAAACGAAGCCATTGAAGCAACTCAAAAGAAGGAAGCTTTGGCCCTTAGTATTCCACCCACCATGGAGAAGAAGCTTCAACACACTAATCACCCAaactaa
- the LOC111790583 gene encoding NF-kappa-B-activating protein-like, which yields MGRLGSTVEIPERRHRSDRENGSHRYSPDSDASGGDYRRRRSPSYESYDRYSHRRRSVSPGYQDNRRSPRADGDQNGLPKRFGRAGGRAYLDRNGRASDESDSDEELKGLNYEDYRRLKRQKLRKTLKHCIWRVTPSPPRNGNEDYEDKDDEILEKYGNDDDGDISGLSEKKQHEKKYASDKAKNSDSDSDSELSDTKLKKRKLKSSGSRRRSRKSSLSDSESGSDTESESESESEEESRKRRKKSTNRRNRKHKSIRSSKKKKSRYSDTEDSEESETDDSDASDHVKSRKRSRRKRSKNGRKRRYSDSDESENSEGEKLRKRKSSSTSTKSRSKKNRQSETESKGSSSEENSGSEDVDGKSKLKIDGDKMAEINAEALKIKEILEAQKKPAFDNEMPVGPMPLPRAEGHISYGGALRPGEGDAIAQYVQQGKRIPRRGEVGLSAEEIQNFETLGYVMSGSRHQRMNAIRIRKENQVYSAEDKRALAMYNYEEKAKRERKVMDDLQRLVQRHIGHDVGPSHDPFAA from the coding sequence ATGGGTAGGCTAGGGTCTACTGTGGAAATTCCAGAAAGAAGACATCGATCCGATCGAGAAAACGGCAGCCATCGTTACTCGCCGGACTCCGATGCTTCCGGTGGGGATTACCGACGACGTCGTAGCCCTAGCTATGAAAGTTATGATCGCTACAGCCATCGTCGTCGATCTGTATCGCCTGGCTACCAGGACAATAGGCGGAGCCCTAGGGCTGATGGAGACCAAAACGGTCTGCCCAAGAGATTTGGGCGCGCAGGAGGCCGGGCGTATCTGGATAGAAATGGGAGGGCGTCTGACGAGTCCGATTCGGATGAGGAGCTGAAGGGGTTGAACTATGAGGACTATCGGAGGCTGAAGAGGCAGAAGCTCCGGAAGACATTGAAGCATTGTATTTGGAGAGTGACCCCTAGCCCACCGAGGAATGGGAACGAAGATTATGAGGATAAAGATGATGAGATTTTGGAGAAATATGGCAACGATGACGATGGAGATATAAGTGGCTTGAGCGAGAAAAagcaacatgaaaaaaaatatgcatCTGATAAAGCTAAGAATTCTGACTCTGACTCTGATTCTGAGTTATctgatacaaaattgaaaaagaggaaattgaAGAGTTCTGGTTCCAGGCGTAGAAGTAGAAAATCGTCTCTTAGCGACTCTGAGTCGGGCAGTGACACCGAGAGTGAGAGTGAGAGTGAATCAGAGGAAGAGAGtcggaagagaagaaagaaatcgaCGAATAGGAGGAACAGAAAACATAAGAGTATCAGGAGtagtaagaagaagaagagtaggTACAGTGACACGGAGGACAGCGAAGAAAGCGAGACAGATGATTCTGATGCCAGTGACCATGTCAAgtcaagaaaaaggagtcgtaGAAAGAGGTCCAAGAATGGTAGGAAGAGGAGGTACAGTGATTCAGATGAGAGTGAGAACAGTGAAGGTGAAAAATTGAGGAAGCGAAAGAGCTCATCGACTTCAACAAAATCCAGGAGCAAGAAAAACAGACAGTCAGAAACGGAGAGTAAGGGTTCCTCTTCCGAGGAGAATTCTGGTTCTGAAGATGTTGATGGTAAGAGTAAATTAAAGATCGACGGAGATAAAATGGCTGAGATTAACGCCGAAGCTTTGAAGATCAAGGAAATTTTGGAGGCACAAAAGAAACCTGCATTTGATAATGAGATGCCAGTTGGACCAATGCCACTGCCTAGAGCTGAGGGACATATTAGCTATGGTGGTGCTCTTAGGCCCGGAGAAGGTGACGCCATTGCACAGTATGTTCAACAAGGGAAGCGTATTCCCCGGCGTGGTGAAGTGGGTCTTTCAGCTGAGGAAATCCAGAACTTTGAGACTCTTGGCTATGTGATGAGCGGTAGCAGGCATCAGAGAATGAATGCAATCCgtattagaaaagaaaaccaagtTTACAGTGCTGAAGATAAAAGAGCCCTTGCAATGTATAACTACGAAGAAAAAGCAAAACGCGAGCGGAAGGTGATGGACGATCTTCAGCGGCTTGTTCAGCGCCATATAGGTCATGATGTTGGCCCTTCACATGATCCTTTTGCTGCATAA
- the LOC111791687 gene encoding exocyst complex component SEC15A-like, translating to MEGKPKRRAAAENGETAEDLVLATLIGNGEDLGPIVRHAFEMGRPETLLHQLKNVVKKKEVEIEELCKTHYEEFIRAVDELRGVLVDAEELKAELSTDNFKLQEVGSVLLIRLEELLECYSIKKNVTEAIKMSQNCVQVLDLCVKCNDHISKGQFYPALKNVDLIEKNYLKNISVKTLRMVIETRIPVIKSHIEKKVSTQFNEWLVHVRSSAKVIGQTAIGHAATVRQRDEEMLDRQRKAEEQNISGIGDFSYTLDVGDFDEDSILKFDLIPLYRAYHIHTCLGIKEQFREYYYRNRMLQLNSDLQISSSQPFIESYQTYLAQIAGYFIVEDRVMRTAEGLLSAEQVEAMLETAVVKVTSVLEIQFSLMDSATHLLLVKDYVTLLASTLRQYGYEVGPVLETLNKSRDKYHELLLEECQQQIVDVLANDTYEQMVLKKDSDYDNNVLAFNLQTSDIMPTFPFIAPFSSTVPDVCRIVRSFIKGCVDYLSYSAHSNLFEVVKKYLDRILIDVLNEAILNIIHGASFGVSQAMQIAANITVLERACDYFIRHAGLLCGMPIRSVERPQSGFAAKVVLKTSRDAAYIALLTLVNTKLDEFMALTENIGWTSEEVTANANDYINEVLIYLDTIMSTAQQILPMEALYKVGSGALDHISYSIVSAFLSDSVKRFNVNAVMSINSDLKMLEAFADERFHSTGLSEIYGGGGGSFRNCLMEARQLINLLQSSQPENFMNPVIRERNYNMLDYKKVASICEKFKDSADGIFGSLSSRNTKQNTRKKSMDVLKKRLKDFN from the coding sequence ATGGAGGGAAAACCAAAGAGGAGAGCTGCTGCAGAGAATGGGGAAACGGCCGAAGACCTAGTACTTGCAACATTAATTGGCAATGGCGAGGATCTCGGTCCAATTGTTCGACATGCATTTGAAATGGGTCGACCAGAAACTCTCCTTCACCAGTTGAAGAATgttgtaaaaaagaaagaagttgaAATTGAGGAGTTGTGCAAGACTCACTACGAGGAATTTATCCGTGCAGTTGATGAACTTCGTGGGGTTTTGGTCGATGCTGAAGAGCTGAAGGCCGAATTATCGACcgataattttaaattgcaaGAGGTTGGGAGTGTGCTTTTGATTCGACTCGAAGAGCTTCTGGAAtgttattcaataaaaaagaatgtgACTGAAGCCATCAAAATGTCCCAGAATTGTGTTCAGGTGCTTGATCTTTGTGTCAAGTGCAATGATCATATTTCTAAAGGCCAGTTCTACCCTGCATTGAAAAATGTCGATCTGATTGAAAAGAATTATTTGAAGAACATTTCTGTCAAGACACTAAGAATGGTCATTGAGACAAGAATTCCTGTGATCAAATCTCATATTGAGAAGAAAGTGTCCACTCAATTCAATGAATGGCTTGTTCATGTAAGGAGTTCTGCTAAGGTTATCGGGCAAACGGCTATCGGCCATGCTGCAACTGTTCGACAAAGAGACGAGGAAATGTTAGACCGTCAGAGGAAGGCTGAGGAACAGAACATTTCAGGGATAGGAGATTTTTCATATACTTTGGATGTCGGAGATTTCGATGAGGACTCCATTCTAAAGTTTGACCTTATACCTCTTTATCGAGCGTATCACATTCATACATGTCTTGGGATCAAAGAGCAGTTTCGTGAATATTACTACAGGAACCGAATGTTGCAGCTTAATTCCGACTTGCAGATTTCTTCGTCTCAGCCGTTTATCGAGTCCTATCAGACCTATTTAGCTCAAATTGCAGGATATTTTATAGTGGAGGATCGTGTGATGAGGACTGCTGAAGGGCTACTATCAGCTGAACAGGTTGAAGCAATGCTGGAAACTGCTGTTGTCAAGGTGACATCAGTGCTGGAGATACAATTTTCCCTCATGGATTCTGCAACTCACCTTCTCCTGGTGAAGGATTACGTTACTCTTCTGGCATCTACTCTTAGACAATATGGATATGAAGTCGGGCCGGTTCTCGAGACGTTGAACAAAAGCCGGGACAAATACCACGAGCTTCTTTTGGAGGAGTGTCAGCAACAAATAGTGGATGTTCTAGCTAATGACACCTACGAGCAGATGGTTCTGAAAAAAGATAGCGATTACGACAACAACGTGCTCGCCTTTAATCTGCAGACATCTGATATAATGCCTACATTTCCGTTCATAGCGCCATTTTCTTCCACCGTTCCTGATGTATGCCGCATCGTGAGGTCCTTCATTAAAGGGTGTGTTGATTACTTGTCCTACAGTGCACATTCTAATCTTTTTGAGGTTGTGAAGAAATATTTGGATAGGATCCTAAttgatgttttaaatgaaGCAATACTCAATATTATCCATGGTGCATCCTTTGGTGTTTCTCAAGCGATGCAAATTGCTGCGAATATAACAGTTTTGGAAAGAGCCTGTGACTATTTCATCAGGCATGCAGGTCTGTTATGTGGAATGCCTATTCGATCAGTCGAGAGGCCACAAAGCGGTTTCGCTGCAAAAGTTGTTCTTAAAACTTCAAGGGATGCGGCTTATATTGCATTGTTGACTTTGGTGAACACGAAGTTAGATGAGTTCATGGCTCTTACAGAGAATATTGGTTGGACTTCTGAGGAGGTTACTGCAAATGCAAATGACTATATAAATGAAGTGCTTATTTATCTCGACACGATAATGTCGACCGCACAACAGATTTTACCGATGGAAGCTTTGTACAAGGTCGGGAGTGGCGCTCTCGATCATATCTCCTACTCTATAGTTTCAGCTTTTCTTAGTGATAGTGTGAAAAGGTTTAACGTGAATGCAGTGATGAGCATCAACAGTGATCTGAAAATGCTGGAAGCTTTTGCAGACGAGAGATTCCACAGCACGGGACTGAGCGAAATCTacggtggaggaggaggaagttTCCGAAACTGTTTAATGGAAGCTCGACAATTAATCAACCTTTTGCAGAGCAGTCAGCCGGAGAACTTCATGAATCCGGTGATCAGAGAGAGGAATTACAACATGTTGGATTATAAGAAAGTGGCTAGTATTTGTGAGAAGTTCAAGGACTCCGCTGATGGCATCTTTGGTAGCCTTTCTAGCAGAAACACCAAGCAAAACACTCGCAAGAAATCAATGGACGTGTTGAAGAAACGACTGAAAGATTTCAACTGA
- the LOC111791249 gene encoding transcription factor MYBC1-like codes for MREEDSNWFSKWEEELPSPEELMPLSQTLITPDLAVAFDISSSNAAIDNNSHPPPPPPPPPVVAQPSSADFGDCGDLGSGEPARTLKRPRLVWTPQLHKRFVDAVAHLGIKNAVPKTIMQLMSVDGLTRENVASHLQKYRLYLKRMQGISSGSGGGGGANGAAASDLATDHLFATSPVPPHFLHSSRTNSDHFLPFVPVGALQQHHHMAAAAAAAQYHRQVAQFGSPPNGQFERPFLARPIHRLGAPVSNPATNHSEDLDSGNATEGRKVLTLFPTGND; via the exons ATGAGGGAAGAGGATTCAAATTGGTTCTCAAAATGGGAAGAGGAGCTTCCTTCTCCTGAGGAATTGATGCCTCTTTCCCAAACCCTTATCACCCCTGATCTTGCTGTGGCATTTGACATCTCGAGCTCAAATGCTGCCATTGATAACAACAGCcatccgccgccgccgcctccgccTCCTCCGGTTGTCGCTCAGCCGAGTTCTGCTGATTTTGGGGACTGTGGAGACCTGGGGTCCGGCGAACCTGCGAGAACCCTGAAGCGGCCGCGCTTGGTCTGGACTCCACAGCTCCATAAGCGATTTGTTGATGCTGTCGCCCATTTGGGGATAAAAAATGCTGTCCCGAAAACCATAATGCAGTTGATGAGTGTCGATGGGTTAACTCGTGAAAACGTAGCTAGCCATTTGCAGAAATACCGTCTTTATTTGAAGCGTATGCAGGGGATTTCCAGCGGcagcggtggcggtggcggtgctAATGGCGCCGCCGCTTCAGATCTCGCTACTGATCATTTGTTCGCGACCTCCCCTGTTCCGCCTCATTTTCTTCACTCTTCTCGGACTAATTCCGACCATTTCTTGCCTTTTGTACCCGTTGGAGCTCTGCAGCAGCACCACCACATggctgccgccgccgccgccgctcaGTACCACCGGCAAGTGGCTCAATTTGGGTCGCCGCCAAATGGGCAATTTGAGCGTCCGTTTCTGGCTCGGCCTATTCACCGGCTTGGGGCTCCGGTGAGTAACCCGGCGACGAATCACAGCGAAGATTTGGATTCGGGTAATGCAACAGAAGGGAGGAAG GTTCTTACTCTTTTCCCCACCGGAAACgattaa
- the LOC111790835 gene encoding uncharacterized protein LOC111790835 encodes MESASFEPTPQGFKDKESMVDPFLVEALQNPRHRLTILRMELDIQKFLHNPDQQLFEFQHFPTSYLRLAAHRVAQHYGLQTMVQDSGIDGFGNRILVRKTVENRLPSVRLSEIPAKQFDNEKNEQVKFVIRPRPNKMSETSANDGGLKQNSVRSVEERKEEYDRARARIFSSPSSPELDDTTSQSPSEGKYACLNRDETEGFRTLAGDLEKFNGRDGMTSRVAIFKDREKDRSDPDYDRNYDRYIRNLPTNQNLSLAPFTMQKIQPPFVQCDMGYSLMGHIPGTQPSLNYGPHPSPVVSPFSAMGMNRTSRDASYEQWQSAAMMYAHSYNQLRHSAFQAPFCQQPLSFDYSQNHH; translated from the exons ATGGAATCGGCTTCCTTCGAACCAACCCCACAAGGGTTCAAGGATAAGGAGTCAATGGTTGATCCCTTCTTGGTTGAGGCTCTCCAGAATCCTCGTCATCGTCTTACCA TTTTACGGATGGAACTCGACATCCAGAAGTTCTTGCATAATCCGGATCAGCAGCTCTTTGAGTTCCAGCATTTTCCTACATCATACCTTCGACTTGCTGCTCATCGTGTTGCTCAACATTATGGCCTTCAAACCATGGTTCAGGACTCCGGCATAGATGGTTTTGGAAATAGGATCTTGGTTCGTAAAACGGTGGAAAACAGACTCCCTTCTGTGCGGTTATCTGAAATACCTGCGAAGCAATTCGACAATGAGAAAAATGAGCAGGTCAAATTCGTCATCAGACCTCGGCCTAACAAAATGTCTGAAACTTCTGCCAATGATGGAGGTCTCAAACAAAATTCTGTCCGAAGCGTGGAAGAGAGAAAGGAGGAATACGATAGGGCACGAGCTCGAATCTTCAGCTCTCCAAGTAGTCCCGAGTTAGACGATACAACATCTCAATCCCCATCTGAAGGAAAATATGCATGCTTGAACAGGGATGAAACTGAAGGCTTTAGAACTTTGGCTGGTGATTTGGAAAAATTTAATGGCAGGGACGGCATGACTTCTCGGGTTGCCATTTTCAAAGATAGGGAAAAGGATCGTAGTGACCCCGATTATGATCGCAACTACGATAG GTATATTAGGAACCTTCCaaccaatcaaaatttaaGCTTGGCTCCCTTTACTATGCAAAAAATTCAGCCTCCATTTGTACAATGTGATATGGGTTACTCCCTCATGGGTCATATACCAGGAACTCAACCTTCACTTAACTATGGGCCTCATCCGAGTCCTGTCGTAAGCCCTTTCTCCGCAATGGGTATGAACCGAACGTCTAGAGACGCTTCTTATGAGCAGTGGCAGAGTGCTGCAATGATGTATGCCCATTCCTACAACCAGCTCAGGCATTCTGCTTTTCAG GCTCCATTCTGCCAGCAACCCCTCAGCTTTGACTACTCTCAAAACCACCATTAG
- the LOC111790886 gene encoding bZIP transcription factor 17-like — protein sequence MADPIVVVPPSDQNPNSTAYASEFDSLPIPPFDSLFFSDPDHDPGDPFLYSTALDLGFDENEDFELTFDDLDGLFLPSEADDFLISEDLDQTTNSLDLPPDIPLQADREASGGAAVRVCSPACSPGSGSSAVSCKQSPDEGEFLNYQSSELRTVDSECFSTHSGGWDSKSSRIVNCPSPEHGGGGSDHEFSGEPASSQGSGSGNFDSGVSEGMNCRSSSNAEYYDVSVDQKIKSEEIGKFCMTKRKKEQDEGKADFRSSKYQRSSVPAETTDPQLGSCAVNEDEEKRKARLIRNRESAQLSRQRKKHYVEELEDKVRSMHSTIAGLNSKISYMLAENAALRQQLSGSGMCQPPPPGMYPHPSMPPMSYPWVPCAPYVVKPQGSQVPLVPIPRLKPQQPASAARSKKNESKKAVGRTKKVASVSFLGLLFFIMLFGGLVPVVNDRFGNVEGVPGKLAFVGDSLYNQNHGRVLRVDRHFNLSDGGNVGTPCGKSGTLNRLQCEGVYREGRDMKFNQQGKGSEHLNDSNKSNKLGNASEPLVASLYVPRNDKLVKIDGNLIIHSFLAGEKAMASRKASDTNKARETGLAIPRDLSPALTIPNIKSTAADGKLQQWFREGLAGPMLSSGLCTEVFQFDVSATSPGVIIPASSIVNTSRAHRGNATRLNKGKNRRILGDLRVPLSGSNFNITEEPVRNPRKDSFPGNNKTSSSMVVSVLIDPREAGDSEVDGVITPKSMSRIFVSVVLDSVKYVTYSCVLPRAGPHLVST from the exons ATGGCTGACCCAATTGTAGTTGTTCCCCCCTCcgatcaaaaccctaattccacCGCTTATGCTTCCGAATTTGATTCCCTCCCAATTCCGCCTTTCGactctctgtttttctccGATCCCGATCACGACCCCGGTGACCCTTTTCTTTATTCCACGGCCTTGGATTTGGGATTCGACGAAAATGAAGATTTCGAGCTAACTTTTGACGATCTTGACGGTCTTTTCCTCCCCTCTGAGGCTGACGATTTCCTCATCTCCGAAGATTTGGATCAAACTACCAATTCGCTGGACTTGCCTCCTGATATCCCACTCCAGGCTGACCGGGAAGCTTCTGGGGGCGCTGCTGTTCGTGTTTGCAGCCCTGCATGCTCTCCAGGATCGGGGAGCTCTGCGGTTTCATGCAAGCAGTCCCCCGATGAAGGTGAGTTTCTAAATTATCAATCTTCTGAATTAAGAACCGTGGATAGCGAGTGTTTTTCGACTCATTCTGGTGGATGGGACTCAAAGAGTTCGAGGATTGTGAATTGTCCTTCCCCAGAGCATGGTGGCGGTGGTAGTGATCATGAATTCTCAGGCGAGCCAGCATCGTCTCAGGGCTCGGGTTCTGGAAATTTTGATTCTGGAGTCTCTGAAGGAATGAATTGCCGATCATCTTCTAATGCGGAGTATTATGATGTTAGTGTCGACCAGAAGATTAAATCAGAGGAAATAGGGAAATTTTGTATGActaagaggaagaaagaacaGGATGAAGGTAAGGCGGATTTCAGATCTTCCAAGTATCAAAGGTCATCTGTTCCTGCGGAAACTACCGATCCCCAATTGGGCTCCTGTGCTGTAAATGAGGACGAAGAGAAGAGGAAAGCGAGGTTGATTAGGAATCGAGAGAGTGCGCAGCTTTCCAGGCAGAGGAAAAAACATTATGTGGAGGAGTTGGAGGATAAAGTGAGAAGCATGCATTCAACCATTGCTGGATTGAATAGTAAGATATCGTATATGTTGGCTGAGAATGCAGCTCTGAGACAGCAGCTGAGTGGTAGTGGTATGTGTCAGCCTCCTCCTCCTGGTATGTACCCACATCCCTCAATGCCTCCAATGTCTTATCCATGGGTGCCATGTGCTCCTTATGTTGTTAAACCGCAAGGGTCTCAGGTCCCTCTGGTTCCTATTCCTAGATTAAAGCCCCAACAACCTGCTTCTGCAGCTAGGAGTAAAAAGAATGAGAGTAAGAAGGCTGTGGGAAGAACTAAGAAGGTTGCCAGTGTTAGTTTTCTGGGTCTGTTGTTCTTTATTATGCTTTTTGGTGGTCTAGTTCCTGTAGTGAATGACAGATTTGGAAATGTTGAAGGAGTTCCTGGTAAGTTGGCATTTGTTGGTGATAGTTTATACAATCAGAATCATGGGAGGGTTTTGAGAGTCGATAGGCATTTCAATTTATCCGATGGTGGGAATGTGGGAACTCCTTGTGGAAAATCTGGTACTTTGAACCGCTTACAATGTGAGGGAGTTTATAGGGAAGGGCGAGACATGAAATTCAATCAACAAGGAAAGGGGTCGGAGCATTTAAATGATTCAAACAAGTCTAATAAGCTTGGAAATGCTAGCGAACCTCTTGTTGCTTCTTTATACGTTCCAAGGAATGACAAATTAGTGAAGATAGATGGAAACTTGATAATTCATTCTTTCCTGGCTGGCGAGAAAGCTATGGCCTCTCGCAAGGCTTCTGATACGAACAAGGCTAGGGAGACTGGTCTTGCAATTCCTAGGGATCTTAGTCCAGCCCTCACGATCCCAAATATCAAGTCTACCGCGGCTGATGGTAAACTCCAACAGTGGTTTCGTGAAGGTCTTGCAG GACCGATGTTGAGTTCTGGCTTGTGCACGGAAGTGTTTCAGTTCGACGTATCGGCAACATCTCCAGGCGTAATAATTCCAGCATCTTCAATTGTCAATACTTCTCGAGCGCATCGTGGGAACGCTACTCGTCTTAACAAGGGAAAGAACAGGAGAATCCTGGGTGATCTTCGGGTTCCCTTAAGTGGATCAAATTTCAACATCACAGAAGAACCTGTTAGAAACCCACGCAAAGACAGCTTTCCAGGTAACAATAAAACATCTTCCTCCATGGTAGTTTCTGTTCTCATTGATCCAAGAGAAGCTGGTGACAGCGAAGTCGACGGCGTGATTACGCCAAAGTCAATGTCGAGAATATTTGTCTCTGTGGTACTGGACAGTGTCAAGTATGTCACATATTCATGTGTTCTCCCCCGTGCGGGACCTCATCTCGTGTCGACTTAA